Within the Thiovulum sp. ES genome, the region GGCGACATCTATTTTGATACATCAAAAGATAGCAATTATCTTTCAATTTCTGGACGAAAACAGGAATCTGAAGAGCGAGTTAGTCGTTTAGAAAACAGAGAATCAGAAAAGAGAAATCCCGAAGATTTTGTATTGTGGAAAAATCAAAATGGCGATGAGGTCAAATTTGAGACATCTTTTGGTTCTGGTCGTCCAGGGTGGCATATCGAGTGTTCTGCGATGATTGAAAAACATTTAGCTTACAAAGGTACAGAATTCTCAATTGATATTCACGGTGGCGGTGCAGATTTGCTTTTTCCACATCACGAAAATGAAGCGACTCAAAGTCGGTGTGCGACAGGTCATGAACTCTCCAAATATTGGCTACACAACGGTTTTGTAAAAATTGACGGAACAAAAATGAGCAAATCTCTCGGAAATAGTTTTTTTGTAAAAGATTCTCTAAAAGTCTATTCGGGTGAAGTTCTCCGTTTTTATCTCCTTTCCACAAATTACCGTCAAGATTTTAATTTTTCAGAAGTCGAGCTTTTAAATTCCAAAAAGCGACTCGACAAAATCTATCGACTCAAAAAGAGACTTTACGGCGGAAAAGTTGGCGAGGTGAATTCTGATTTTAAAAATGCACTTTTAGATTTTTTACATGATGATTTAAATATCTCAGAAACACTCTCAAAAGTTGATGAATTCGTTTCCGAGGCAAATGATAAATTGGATTCTGGAAAAATATCAAAAGTTGAAAAGCGGGAAATTCTCGGAAATATCAAATTTTTGGATTCGCTTTTAGGAATTGGCGGAACTGATGAATTTGAGTATTTTCAATTTGGAATTTCAGAAAATCAAAAAGCAGAAATTGAAAATCTAATTTCAGAAAGAACAAAAGCAAAAAAAGAGAAAAATTTTGAACTTGCGGACAAAATACGGAATGATTTGGAGGAAATGGAAATCCAAATTATGGACACAGCAAACGGGACACTTTGGGAAAAAAAGTCTTAAAATGAGATTTCTTCTAATTTTTATTCTGATTCTATTTGGTGGTTGTCAGGCGGAAAAACAGCGGGGAGACCGCTCTTCATTTGTTTATGTCAAGCCGAAAGGCTACACGGGAAGTGAGGAAAGAGTTGCACTTGTAATTGGAAATTCTGATTACAAATATATGCAAAAACTGAAAAATCCGACAAACGATTCTCGGGATATGAGAAAAAAGTTGAGACTGCTCGGTTTTGATGTTCGCTATTTGGAAAATGGGACAAAAGCAGAGATGATGACGGAAATGAGAAAGTTCCAAACTGATTTTCAAGATAATCCAAATGTCGTAACATTTTTCTACTATGCTGGACACGGGAAAGAGTTTAATGGAAAGAATTATCTTGTACCGATAGAGGCAAATGCAAAAGCACCAGATGAGTGGGAAGAGTATGGTGTTAAACTCTCATTTATGTTGAGGAAGTTTCATTTTGCACAAACGAAATTGAATATTGCAGTGCTTGATGCATGTCGGACGGGATTTCGTGGAGATGATGGATTTACTTCACCATCTCAAGCGGAGGGAACACTTGTAGCATATTCAACGGGAATTGGAAATACGGCATCGGACAACGAAAGAG harbors:
- a CDS encoding cysteinyl-tRNA synthetase (PFAM: tRNA synthetases class I (C) catalytic domain~TIGRFAM: cysteinyl-tRNA synthetase), with translation MKETGETLKEITEKYIASFESDMENLRVISPNIKPKATENLEAMEKMIAGLLKKDFAYKTSSGDIYFDTSKDSNYLSISGRKQESEERVSRLENRESEKRNPEDFVLWKNQNGDEVKFETSFGSGRPGWHIECSAMIEKHLAYKGTEFSIDIHGGGADLLFPHHENEATQSRCATGHELSKYWLHNGFVKIDGTKMSKSLGNSFFVKDSLKVYSGEVLRFYLLSTNYRQDFNFSEVELLNSKKRLDKIYRLKKRLYGGKVGEVNSDFKNALLDFLHDDLNISETLSKVDEFVSEANDKLDSGKISKVEKREILGNIKFLDSLLGIGGTDEFEYFQFGISENQKAEIENLISERTKAKKEKNFELADKIRNDLEEMEIQIMDTANGTLWEKKS